The genomic segment ATCCACTTGTCATCCTGAGCCCGTCGAAGGACGACAAGCCCATGCTTCGACAAGCCCATGCTTCGACAAGCTCAGCATGACAAAGAACCCACTTGTCATCCTGAGCTTGTCGAAGGACCGTGCCGCCGCGCTGAGGTCGGCGTGACGCGCCTTAATCTTCCTTAATATTGGCTTAAGGAAGACTTACGGCTCCTTGCGTACGATGAGTGGGCTTTGATCCCGAGTCGACCAGGCCGGGCGCACGCGCAAGAACGCGTCGCTAAAGGTGCGCTCTTCGCTGCTAGCGCCTTCGTCATCGTTGCGATGGCGACTATCCTCGGCTATCTCGCCTTCATGGGACTGCGGCTCTTTCTCCACGACCGCGTGTCGCCGTTCACGTTTTTGTTTTCGGCGAACTTCAGCCCAGATCAGAATCATCCGGGCGCCCTCGTCTTCATCCTGGGCTCGCTCGCGGTTACGCTCTTTGCGATCTTCGTCGGCGGCCCGTTCGGGATCGCGGTCGGCATCTTTCTCTCGCAACTCGCGCCGAAGCGCCTCGCCTCGTTCATGAAACCGGCGATCGAGATTCTCGTCGGCATTCCATCGGTCGTCTACGGCTGGTTGGGGCTCACGCTGCTCGCGCCCGTCATCCGTCACGTCGGCAGCCTTACCGGCTTCGGATTGCTCACCGCCGGCATCGTACTCTCGATCATGATTCTACCGACGGTCATCGCGCTCTCCGAGGACGCGCTGCGCGCGGTGCACATTTCGATGAAAGAAGGCTCGATGGCGCTGGGCGCTACGCGCTGGCAGACCATCTGGAGCGTCCTCTTGCCATCCGCGCGCAGCGGCTTGATGGTCGCCGTCATTCTTGGCATAGCCCGCGCCATCGGCGAGGCGCTCGCCGTTCAGATGGTGATCGGGAATAGCCCGGTTTTGGCGAAGAGCCTGCTCGCGCCGACGGCGACGCTCACGACCGAAATCGTGACCGATATGGGCAGCGCGCAGCAGGGGACGGTCCTCTACGATTCGCTTTTTTCGATGGCGTTTTTGCTGCTGCTCATCGCAATGGCGCTCATTCTCGGCGTGCGCTACGCCGCGCGCCAGCGAGCCTAAATGGCGGTAGCGAGCGCGACCTCTCTCGGCATTGAAAAGCGCGCGCGCGCCGCGCAGCGCCGTTTGGTCGATTCGGCCATGACCGGCGTTCTGTGGGCGGCGGCCGTTTCGATCATCGTGCTGCTCGCATTTTTCATCGGCTACATCACCTATCTCGGAGCGCCGGCCATCTCGTGGCATTTTCTTACCGCGCCGCCCAGCGAGATTAGCGCGGGGGGCGGCATCGGTCCCGAGATCTTCAATTCGTTTTATATTCTCATTCTCACGCTGATTTTCACGGTGCCGATCGCAACCGCGGGCGGCATCTATCTCCAGGAGTACGCTCGCCCCGGGCTCTTTACCGCGGCCGTGCAGTTCTGCGCCGAATCGCTCGCGACGATTCCGTCGATCGTGATGGGACTCTTTGGGCTGGTGCTCTTCGTTACGGTGTTTCACTGGAAATTCAGCGCGATCGGAGGCGCGTTGACGCTAACGATCTTGAATCTGCCGGCGCTGATGCGCGTCACTCAAGAAGCGCTGCAGACGGTACCCAATGCGTTTCGCGAAGGCTCGATGGCGATTGGCGCCACCAAGTGGCAGACGATTCGCCGCGTCGTGCTTCCAAGCGCGATCGCACCGCTAACGACCGGCATCGTGCTCATCGCCGGCCGGATCATCGGCGAAACGGCCGCTTTGATCTTCACGGCCGGCACGAGCGTTTCGCCGGGTAAATCGGCGTTCGACATGGGGCTCTTCCACACGGCGGAAACGCTCTCGGTGCACCTGTGGTACACGCACTCCGAGGGGTTGATCCCCGATGGCACGCTCGTCGGCAACGGCTCCGCACTCGTTCTCCTCGTCATGGTCCTGATCTTCAACATTAGCGCCCGCTTTTTAGGGCGCGTGATAAACAAACGGTTCACGGGGAAATAATCTGGTATGCTCACCACCATGACAGCGAAGGCACCGTTCATGACAGCGAAGGTACCGCAGATCGAGCAATCGGCCAAACTGCAGGTCGACGACCTCAACGTCTACTACGGCGCCTTTCAGGCGATCAAGCAAGCTTCGCTGCGGGTCTCCGAAAATAACGTCACGGCGCTGATCGGACCTTCGGGGTGCGGCAAGTCGACCTTCATTCGCGCCCTCAATCGAATGCACGATCTCACGCCCGACGTACGCGTCGAGGGGACCGTAACGCTCGACGGTGAGGACATCTACGCGCCCGGCGTCGATCCGGTTACGATTCGGCACCGTATCGGAATGGTGTTTCAGCGCGCCAATCCGTTTCCCAAGACGATCTTCGAAAACGTCGTCTACGGGCCGCGCATCCACGGCGTAGGCAATCGCAAAGCGCTCCAGGAGATCGCCGAGCGCAGCCTCCGTCACGCCGCCCTTTGGGACGAAGTAAAGGATCGGCTCGATCGCTCGGCCCTGGACCTCTCCGGCGGCCAACAGCAGCGGCTCTGCATCGCACGCGTCCTGGCCGTGGAACCCGAGGTCATTTTGATGGACGAGCCGGCGTCGGCGCTCGATCCGATCGCAACGAGCAAAATCGAAGATCTCATCTCGGAGCTAAAAAAAGAATACACGGTCGTAATCGTGACGCACTCGATGCAGCAAGCCGCTCGAATCTCCGATTACACGGCGTTTTTCCTGATGGGAGAACTGATCGAAACGGCCAGAACCACCGACATTTTCACCAAGCCGCGGGACAAGCGGACCGAGGACTACATCACCGGCCGCTACGGCTAGAACCGGCGTGGCGCCGGGTCCACCACGAGCGGTAGTGGTGGAGGCCGCCGGCACATACTAGGCGCGCCTTTTTTAGCCGTCCTAGTGAATCTTAAAGCCTCGTTAAGTACGTCTTAATATCAAGCTCGTACGATGTGGTCGTCACTTGTGTGATAGCAAAGGAAAAGAAACACGTGTTTATGTCACTTGCGCGTTTTACTGCATTGTGCGTGTCGTGCGCGTTATTTGGAGGCGCAGTAGCGTCGGCGGAAACACCGGCAACACCGACGCCGGCCCCCAAAGCAACGCCCGCGGCATTCCAGTACAGCGGCAACATTCGCGCTTTTTACTTCACTCGCACGAACCGGGTGCAAAACGCCGGAAATCCCAACCGCACGGCATTCAATCTGGGCGGCAAACTGCATGGCGACTATCACTTCGGCGACTCGCCGTTTACGGTGGGCGCCACCTACTACGGAGCCGACCCGCTCGGCGCGAACGGTTCGAACCCCGGCTTCAACCCGCGGATCGATAACACGCTCCCCGGATTCGATCTCAGCACGCTCGGCGAAGCCTACGTGCAAATCAAGACCAAAGGGTTTTTCGCAAAAATCGGCGACCAGAACTACAAATCACCGTGGGCTCCGGATTCGGATTCGCGCATAAAACCGGCGCTCTACCAGGGTGCCGACGTGGCGATCGGCTTCGGCAAAGGGTTCACGCTCGGCCTGACCGACATGATCCGGTTCGAGAACCGCACGAGTTCGGCGTTTGAGAAAACGACGCTGCTCACCGGCGGACCGATCGCCGGCGGCCCCTCCAACCCGCGCATCGAGACGAACGGGTTTAGCGTTGCGAGCCTCGGCTACAAGTACGGCTCGCAATTTAATGCGACGATCTATAACTACGCTTTCACCGACATTGCGAATCTCGTGTATGCCGAGGGCAAGTATTATCCGTCGCCTAAGTCGCCGATCAAGCCGTACGTTGCGGCGCAATTCGTCGACGAACATCAAGCCGGCCGCGCTCTGGTCGGGATCGTCAATAACTCGACCTACGGCATGCAAATCGGTGCCTCGTTCACGAAAAACATCGACCTCGCAGCGAGCTTCGATGAGTCCCCGGAACGCACGGCAACGCTCGTAGGCAGTTGCGCGCAGGCGGCTCAATCCGGATACTTCCTCGATGCCGGCGGCACGCCGAACTGCAAGAGCTACGCGCCCGGAACCTATACGGTGTACTACGGCGGAATCGCCACGCCGTACTCGGACTCGTACGCGACCGACCCGCTCTACACGACCAGCATCTCGCAAGGTGTGGCCGACCGGCACAGCACCGGCCAATCGTTCAAGGTGGCCGGCACGTTCCAGACGAGCGACAAGAAGGTCAAGTTGATTCTCTCGCAGGCGTTCTACGATTACTCCAACGGTGCGGGCGTCAACGCGACCAAAGAATTCGATGCCGACGCGACCTATTTCTTCAACAAGGTCGGCCCGGGCGCATATCACGGTCTCTCGATCCGTCACCGCTACGCCGATCGAACGCAACCGACACTTCCGTTCGACTTCAAATACAATCGCACGCAGCTCGAGTACGATTTCTAACACTTCGTACTAAAGGAACGACAACATGAAACGCTTGATAACGGCGATCGCGATCGCCGCTAGTTTCGCGCTGCCGCTCGCGGCTCTCGCGGACACCAGTATCACGGCTGTAGGCTCGACCGCGCTGCTGCCGCTGGTGAAAGAATCGGCCACGGAATATCAGACCGCACATCCCGACGTCAAAATCTCGGTCTCCGGCGGCGGCTCGTTCGTCGGCATCGCACAGGCTTCGGCGGGACAGGCCGACCTCGGCGACTCCGACGTCGTCGCGCCCGGCTCCGCGGGTTTGACCGATCACCGCGTCTGCGTCGTCGCTTTTGCGATCGCCGTCAACCCGTCGGCTGGCGTGAGCACGCTTTCGTCTAAACAGATCCGCGACATCTTCGCCGGTCGCGTGACCAATTGGAAAGCTGTCGGCGGGAAGGATCAGGCGATCGTCGTTATCAACCGGCCGCGCAGTTCGGGAACGCGTGCGGTTTTCGGTAAAACGATCATGGGCGTTTCCAAGATCGCCGAAACCGGCCTCGAGCAAGATAGCTCCGGCGCCGTCGTTTCGACCGTCGCAACGACGCCCGGAACGATTACCTACGTCGCACTCGGCTACACCGTCGGCAAACCGGTCACCGTCGTTAAGATCAACGGCGTGGCTCCGACCGACAACGCTATCCGCGACGGGAAATATCCCATCTGGTCGTACGAGCATATCTTTACTAAGGGTAAAGCCAAGGGCACCGTCGCCGACTTTATCAAGTTCATCGAGAACAACGGTAACGCGCTGCAGAAACTCGGCTACATCCAAACGTCGACGATGCACGTGAAGGAAACCGATCGCTAAATAGCCTTCGGGATTCGGAAGTAAGGGCGGGCCGTTCTAGAGAATAGAACGGCCCGTCATGCTTCCTGATACTATGCGGGCCCTCTGTAAAGTGCGGCCGGAGCCAGGCTTCGTCTTGCAAGACGTGCCCGTTCCCACGCTCGGCCCCTCCGATGTCCTGATTCGCGTGGAGAAGGCGGGCGTCTGCGGAACCGACCACCATATCTACGCCTGGGATAAATGGGCTCAGAACCGGGTTCACCCACCCTGCGTTATCGGCCACGAGTTCATGGGAACGGTGGCCGCGGTCGGACCGGCCGTTCGCATGGTTCGCGTGGGCGAACGCGTCTCGGCCGAAGGCCATATCGCCGACGGCACGTGCTTTCTCTGCCGCACCGGCGAGGCGCACATCTGCGAACGGGTCCAGATCATCGGCGTCGATCGTGACGGTGCGTTCGCGGACTACATCGCGATGCCCGAAGTCAACGTGTGGCGCCTCGATCCGGCGATTCCCGACGAGTTCGCGGCGGTCTTCGATCCGCTCGGTAATGCCGTTCACACGGTTATGGCCGCAGGCGTTAGTACGAAGTCGGTCATCATCACCGGCGTCGGATCGATCGGTTTGATGGCGATTCCGGTCGCACGCGCCGCCGGCGCCGCCGCGGTTTACGCCATCGACGTGAATCCGGCGAAGCTCGAACTCGCCCAACGACTCGGGGCCGACGAAGTATTTTCGGCAACCGATCCAAATTTGGTCGACGAGATTCTCAAACGTACCGGCGGCGACGGCGCCGACGTGCTGCTCGAAATGAGCGGCAGCGGCCAAGCGATCGACAACGGCCTGCGAATGGTGCGTAACGGCGGCCGCGCCGCCCTGCTCGGTATCCCGAGCGACTCGGTGAACATCAACCTTGCGGAACGCATTATCTTCAAAGGCCTGACCGTGCTCGGAATCAACGGGCGGCGCATGTTCGAAACGTGGTATCAAACGCAGGCGCTCGTAAAGAGCGGCCGCATCGATTTGCGGCCGATCATCACGCACGTACTGCCGTTCGAACAATTCGATCGCGCATTCGAACTGA from the Candidatus Baltobacteraceae bacterium genome contains:
- the pstC gene encoding phosphate ABC transporter permease subunit PstC; its protein translation is MIPSRPGRAHAQERVAKGALFAASAFVIVAMATILGYLAFMGLRLFLHDRVSPFTFLFSANFSPDQNHPGALVFILGSLAVTLFAIFVGGPFGIAVGIFLSQLAPKRLASFMKPAIEILVGIPSVVYGWLGLTLLAPVIRHVGSLTGFGLLTAGIVLSIMILPTVIALSEDALRAVHISMKEGSMALGATRWQTIWSVLLPSARSGLMVAVILGIARAIGEALAVQMVIGNSPVLAKSLLAPTATLTTEIVTDMGSAQQGTVLYDSLFSMAFLLLLIAMALILGVRYAARQRA
- the pstA gene encoding phosphate ABC transporter permease PstA: MAVASATSLGIEKRARAAQRRLVDSAMTGVLWAAAVSIIVLLAFFIGYITYLGAPAISWHFLTAPPSEISAGGGIGPEIFNSFYILILTLIFTVPIATAGGIYLQEYARPGLFTAAVQFCAESLATIPSIVMGLFGLVLFVTVFHWKFSAIGGALTLTILNLPALMRVTQEALQTVPNAFREGSMAIGATKWQTIRRVVLPSAIAPLTTGIVLIAGRIIGETAALIFTAGTSVSPGKSAFDMGLFHTAETLSVHLWYTHSEGLIPDGTLVGNGSALVLLVMVLIFNISARFLGRVINKRFTGK
- the pstB gene encoding phosphate ABC transporter ATP-binding protein PstB, translating into MTAKVPQIEQSAKLQVDDLNVYYGAFQAIKQASLRVSENNVTALIGPSGCGKSTFIRALNRMHDLTPDVRVEGTVTLDGEDIYAPGVDPVTIRHRIGMVFQRANPFPKTIFENVVYGPRIHGVGNRKALQEIAERSLRHAALWDEVKDRLDRSALDLSGGQQQRLCIARVLAVEPEVILMDEPASALDPIATSKIEDLISELKKEYTVVIVTHSMQQAARISDYTAFFLMGELIETARTTDIFTKPRDKRTEDYITGRYG
- a CDS encoding OprD family outer membrane porin; this translates as MSLARFTALCVSCALFGGAVASAETPATPTPAPKATPAAFQYSGNIRAFYFTRTNRVQNAGNPNRTAFNLGGKLHGDYHFGDSPFTVGATYYGADPLGANGSNPGFNPRIDNTLPGFDLSTLGEAYVQIKTKGFFAKIGDQNYKSPWAPDSDSRIKPALYQGADVAIGFGKGFTLGLTDMIRFENRTSSAFEKTTLLTGGPIAGGPSNPRIETNGFSVASLGYKYGSQFNATIYNYAFTDIANLVYAEGKYYPSPKSPIKPYVAAQFVDEHQAGRALVGIVNNSTYGMQIGASFTKNIDLAASFDESPERTATLVGSCAQAAQSGYFLDAGGTPNCKSYAPGTYTVYYGGIATPYSDSYATDPLYTTSISQGVADRHSTGQSFKVAGTFQTSDKKVKLILSQAFYDYSNGAGVNATKEFDADATYFFNKVGPGAYHGLSIRHRYADRTQPTLPFDFKYNRTQLEYDF
- a CDS encoding phosphate ABC transporter substrate-binding protein, yielding MKRLITAIAIAASFALPLAALADTSITAVGSTALLPLVKESATEYQTAHPDVKISVSGGGSFVGIAQASAGQADLGDSDVVAPGSAGLTDHRVCVVAFAIAVNPSAGVSTLSSKQIRDIFAGRVTNWKAVGGKDQAIVVINRPRSSGTRAVFGKTIMGVSKIAETGLEQDSSGAVVSTVATTPGTITYVALGYTVGKPVTVVKINGVAPTDNAIRDGKYPIWSYEHIFTKGKAKGTVADFIKFIENNGNALQKLGYIQTSTMHVKETDR
- the tdh gene encoding L-threonine 3-dehydrogenase, encoding MLPDTMRALCKVRPEPGFVLQDVPVPTLGPSDVLIRVEKAGVCGTDHHIYAWDKWAQNRVHPPCVIGHEFMGTVAAVGPAVRMVRVGERVSAEGHIADGTCFLCRTGEAHICERVQIIGVDRDGAFADYIAMPEVNVWRLDPAIPDEFAAVFDPLGNAVHTVMAAGVSTKSVIITGVGSIGLMAIPVARAAGAAAVYAIDVNPAKLELAQRLGADEVFSATDPNLVDEILKRTGGDGADVLLEMSGSGQAIDNGLRMVRNGGRAALLGIPSDSVNINLAERIIFKGLTVLGINGRRMFETWYQTQALVKSGRIDLRPIITHVLPFEQFDRAFELMKNGEAAKIVLDLKGGNAK